From Triticum urartu cultivar G1812 chromosome 2, Tu2.1, whole genome shotgun sequence, a single genomic window includes:
- the LOC125540092 gene encoding filament-like plant protein 7 isoform X3, which yields MDHKTWLWRKKASERTVLVKNKPNISDKEQEKIARLERSLQGLNEQLSFAHAECFEKDAILSKQAKVAEEAILGWEKAEAEAIAIKTELDDTLHQKAMVEQRICQLDEALNVAAEERELLIKDTAQIISCEKDKVWNLEQNVAEKENIIASLDDEYSRLSEILSAKEKIILDLTESNAVKESDLKDLAVKLESTERSNSSLRYEVCMLQKQLDIRSEERKCNLKSADASHKQHLENVRKITKLEEECKRLRSMVRKRLPGPAAVARMRSEVETLSSSTTHIRTGKLNSSPSFNSYDQTQNTSNASHVSPSLLARLHVTEDENKAMKESLSRKDGELQHSRTMLARTTSKLSQVEAQLEDLSGDRATTELAKRSPTVVENPLSSISEGGRNEDNVSCSGSWASALISELEHFKKGKLTTPSCKSTRMSDLSFMDDFEEIERLAMVCDDKPSKSYDVKREAAESAGKELVPVDGLSETANQVHPHKTEKGLLKLIELVEGVIQRSSKDYSSNLVQSGGNMGDQSTLVTGYFAHAFLWKTSELTCVLRHFIVVCNELLYGNTDVERFVLEVSLTLDWILNHCFSLQDVSEMRETIIKHLHLDSTDVHEAVAAKQIGVQATNGIDEPGTPNSVQMSLVSQSSPMDIGLKADNDTDSIRNGVSFFHAPEVKSSSLRAELNALKETGNLVTHGVDGKSTVSELDKHKSIANSEVNKGNLQGSSHSTEEDPKCVSGNKDKNLQAQLEISTASEKLIECQETILNLGKQLKALASPKDATSVRPERKPRSKSLNEMLAVDDGGFDDLSSPKTKEIICSEIRPPHERKFSADGGGDDSESCYSHPTPVVPPAKPSVVSGSCKKEAAAKAVSLAVVPSKQKGNPNLLKRILTGRRRDAIIKPKVVLSA from the exons ATGGACCATAAAACATGGCTTTGGAGAAAGAAGGCATCAGAAAGGACAGTTTTAGTAAAGAATAAACCAAATATATCAGATAAGGAACAGGAG AAGATTGCACGGCTAGAGAGATCACTGCAAGGCTTAAATGAACAACTTTCATTTGCTCATGCTGAATGCTTCGAGAAGGATGCTATTTTATCCAAGCAAGCAAAAGTAGCTGAAGAAGCCATACTAG GCTGGGAGAAAGCAGAGGCTGAAGCTATAGCTATCAAGACAGAACTTGATGATACTCTACATCAGAAAGCCATGGTTGAGCAAAGGATTTGTCAGCTTGATGAGGCTCTAAATGTTGCAGCGGAAGAGAGGGAGTTGTTGATAAAGGATACTGCTCAAATAATTTCTTGTGAGAAGGATAAAGTTTGGAATCTAGAACAAAATGTCGCGGAGAAAGAGAACATAATTGCTAGCTTGGACGATGAGTACAGCAGACTATCTGAAATCCTCTCAGCAAAAGAGAAAATCATCTTAGATCTAACTGAATCAAATGCAGTGAAAGAGTCGGACTTGAAGGACCTTGCAGTAAAACTAGAGTCAACAGAGAGATCAAATTCTTCTCTTAGATATGAGGTTTGCATGCTGCAGAAGCAACTTGATATTCGTAGTGAGGAAAGGAAGTGTAACCTCAAATCTGCTGATGCTTCACACAAACAACATCTTGAAAATGTAAGGAAGATTACTaagctagaagaagaatgcaagAGATTGCGCTCAATGGTACGTAAAAGGCTACCAGGACCAGCTGCCGTTGCTAGAATGAGAAGTGAAGTTGAAACACTGAGCAGCAGTACAACACACATAAGGACGGGAAAGTTGAATTCTTCGCCATCCTTCAATTCATATGATCAGACACAGAACACTTCCAATGCATCACATGTAAGTCCTTCATTGCTTGCAAGGCTACACGTGACGGAAGATGAAAATAAGGCCATGAAGGAATCTCTTTCTAGAAAGGATGGTGAACTTCAGCATTCCCGTACCATGCTTGCTCGCACAACCTCTAAACTTTCCCAAGTTGAAGCTCAACTCGAAGACTTATCAGGTGATCGAGCTACCACAGAACTGGCAAAAAGGAGTCCTACAGTGGTTGAAAATCCTCTTTCATCTATCTCCGAGGGTGGTCGCAATGAAGATAATGTCAGCTGTTCTGGTTCATGGGCATCAGCCTTGATTTCTGAACTTGAACATTTCAAGAAGGGGAAGCTGACTACACCTTCTTGTAAGAGCACAAGAATGTCAGACTTAAGTTTCATGGATGACTTTGAAGAAATAGAAAGGCTAGCGATGGTATGTGATGATAAGCCTTCAAAATCATATGATGTAAAGAGAGAGGCAGCAGAATCAGCAGGTAAAGAGCTGGTTCCAGTTGATGGTCTCAGTGAAACAGCTAATCAAGTTCACCCGCACAAGACTGAGAAGGGACTCCTGAAGTTAATTGAACTTGTCGAGGGAGTTATCCAGAGATCGTCAAAAGATTACAGTAGCAACCTTGTGCAATCTGGTGGCAACATGGGTGATCAATCTACGCTGGTAACTGGTTATTTCGCTCATGCATTCTTATGGAAAACATCAGAACTCACATGTGTACTGCGACACTTCATTGTTGTATGCAATGAGCTTCTGTATGGGAATACTGATGTCGAAAGATTTGTTCTTGAAGTGAGCCTCACACTAGATTGGATACTGAACCACTGCTTTTCACTGCAAGATGTATCAGAGATGAGGGAAACTATCATAAAGCATTTGCATTTAGATAGCACTGATGTGCATGAAGCTGTTGCAGCCAAACAAATAGGAGTCCAAGCCACAAATGGCATAGATGAACCCGGCACTCCAAACAGCGTGCAGATGTCACTAGTTTCTCAATCAAGCCCCATGGATATTGGACTTAAAGCTGATAATGACACAGACAGTATAAGGAATGGAGTCTCATTCTTCCATGCACCGGAAGTAAAATCTTCAAGTTTGCGAGCAGAACTTAATGCATTGAAAGAAACAGGAAATCTGGTAACACATGGTGTTGATGGTAAATCAACAGTGAGTGAACTTGACAAACACAAATCCATCGCTAACTCTGAGGTAAACAAGGGCAATCTACAGGGAAGCAGTCACTCTACTGAAGAAGACCCAAAATGTGTTTCTGGGAATAAAGATAAAAATCTACAAGCG CAGCTGGAGATCTCGACAGCATCAGAGAAGCTCATCGAGTGTCAGGAGACAATCCTAAACCTGGGAAAGCAACTGAAAGCACTTGCATCGCCAAAGGATGCCACCTCGGTTCGTCCAGAGCGAAAACCTCGGTCCAAGTCACTGAATGAGATGCTAGCCGTCGACGACGGGGGATTTGATGACCTCAGCTCCCCGAAGACCAAGGAGATTATATGCTCAGAAATAAGGCCACCACATGAAAGAAAATTTTCGGCCGACGGGGGAGGTGACGATTCAGAATCGTGTTATTCTCACCCAACACCGGTGGTTCCACCCGCCAAGCCTTCCGTTGTGAGCGGAAGCTGCAAGAAAGAAGCCGCCGCCAAGGCCGTATCACTAGCCGTTGTCCCAAGCAAGCAGAAGGGGAACCCCAACTTGCTCAAGAGGATCCTGACAGGAAGGAGGAGGGATGCCATAATCAAACCAAAGGTGGTCCTGAGTGCTTAG
- the LOC125540092 gene encoding filament-like plant protein 7 isoform X4, which produces MDHKTWLWRKKASERTVLVKNKPNISDKEQEIARLERSLQGLNEQLSFAHAECFEKDAILSKQAKVAEEAILGWEKAEAEAIAIKTELDDTLHQKAMVEQRICQLDEALNVAAEERELLIKDTAQIISCEKDKVWNLEQNVAEKENIIASLDDEYSRLSEILSAKEKIILDLTESNAVKESDLKDLAVKLESTERSNSSLRYEVCMLQKQLDIRSEERKCNLKSADASHKQHLENVRKITKLEEECKRLRSMVRKRLPGPAAVARMRSEVETLSSSTTHIRTGKLNSSPSFNSYDQTQNTSNASHVSPSLLARLHVTEDENKAMKESLSRKDGELQHSRTMLARTTSKLSQVEAQLEDLSGDRATTELAKRSPTVVENPLSSISEGGRNEDNVSCSGSWASALISELEHFKKGKLTTPSCKSTRMSDLSFMDDFEEIERLAMVCDDKPSKSYDVKREAAESAGKELVPVDGLSETANQVHPHKTEKGLLKLIELVEGVIQRSSKDYSSNLVQSGGNMGDQSTLVTGYFAHAFLWKTSELTCVLRHFIVVCNELLYGNTDVERFVLEVSLTLDWILNHCFSLQDVSEMRETIIKHLHLDSTDVHEAVAAKQIGVQATNGIDEPGTPNSVQMSLVSQSSPMDIGLKADNDTDSIRNGVSFFHAPEVKSSSLRAELNALKETGNLVTHGVDGKSTVSELDKHKSIANSEVNKGNLQGSSHSTEEDPKCVSGNKDKNLQAQLEISTASEKLIECQETILNLGKQLKALASPKDATSVRPERKPRSKSLNEMLAVDDGGFDDLSSPKTKEIICSEIRPPHERKFSADGGGDDSESCYSHPTPVVPPAKPSVVSGSCKKEAAAKAVSLAVVPSKQKGNPNLLKRILTGRRRDAIIKPKVVLSA; this is translated from the exons ATGGACCATAAAACATGGCTTTGGAGAAAGAAGGCATCAGAAAGGACAGTTTTAGTAAAGAATAAACCAAATATATCAGATAAGGAACAGGAG ATTGCACGGCTAGAGAGATCACTGCAAGGCTTAAATGAACAACTTTCATTTGCTCATGCTGAATGCTTCGAGAAGGATGCTATTTTATCCAAGCAAGCAAAAGTAGCTGAAGAAGCCATACTAG GCTGGGAGAAAGCAGAGGCTGAAGCTATAGCTATCAAGACAGAACTTGATGATACTCTACATCAGAAAGCCATGGTTGAGCAAAGGATTTGTCAGCTTGATGAGGCTCTAAATGTTGCAGCGGAAGAGAGGGAGTTGTTGATAAAGGATACTGCTCAAATAATTTCTTGTGAGAAGGATAAAGTTTGGAATCTAGAACAAAATGTCGCGGAGAAAGAGAACATAATTGCTAGCTTGGACGATGAGTACAGCAGACTATCTGAAATCCTCTCAGCAAAAGAGAAAATCATCTTAGATCTAACTGAATCAAATGCAGTGAAAGAGTCGGACTTGAAGGACCTTGCAGTAAAACTAGAGTCAACAGAGAGATCAAATTCTTCTCTTAGATATGAGGTTTGCATGCTGCAGAAGCAACTTGATATTCGTAGTGAGGAAAGGAAGTGTAACCTCAAATCTGCTGATGCTTCACACAAACAACATCTTGAAAATGTAAGGAAGATTACTaagctagaagaagaatgcaagAGATTGCGCTCAATGGTACGTAAAAGGCTACCAGGACCAGCTGCCGTTGCTAGAATGAGAAGTGAAGTTGAAACACTGAGCAGCAGTACAACACACATAAGGACGGGAAAGTTGAATTCTTCGCCATCCTTCAATTCATATGATCAGACACAGAACACTTCCAATGCATCACATGTAAGTCCTTCATTGCTTGCAAGGCTACACGTGACGGAAGATGAAAATAAGGCCATGAAGGAATCTCTTTCTAGAAAGGATGGTGAACTTCAGCATTCCCGTACCATGCTTGCTCGCACAACCTCTAAACTTTCCCAAGTTGAAGCTCAACTCGAAGACTTATCAGGTGATCGAGCTACCACAGAACTGGCAAAAAGGAGTCCTACAGTGGTTGAAAATCCTCTTTCATCTATCTCCGAGGGTGGTCGCAATGAAGATAATGTCAGCTGTTCTGGTTCATGGGCATCAGCCTTGATTTCTGAACTTGAACATTTCAAGAAGGGGAAGCTGACTACACCTTCTTGTAAGAGCACAAGAATGTCAGACTTAAGTTTCATGGATGACTTTGAAGAAATAGAAAGGCTAGCGATGGTATGTGATGATAAGCCTTCAAAATCATATGATGTAAAGAGAGAGGCAGCAGAATCAGCAGGTAAAGAGCTGGTTCCAGTTGATGGTCTCAGTGAAACAGCTAATCAAGTTCACCCGCACAAGACTGAGAAGGGACTCCTGAAGTTAATTGAACTTGTCGAGGGAGTTATCCAGAGATCGTCAAAAGATTACAGTAGCAACCTTGTGCAATCTGGTGGCAACATGGGTGATCAATCTACGCTGGTAACTGGTTATTTCGCTCATGCATTCTTATGGAAAACATCAGAACTCACATGTGTACTGCGACACTTCATTGTTGTATGCAATGAGCTTCTGTATGGGAATACTGATGTCGAAAGATTTGTTCTTGAAGTGAGCCTCACACTAGATTGGATACTGAACCACTGCTTTTCACTGCAAGATGTATCAGAGATGAGGGAAACTATCATAAAGCATTTGCATTTAGATAGCACTGATGTGCATGAAGCTGTTGCAGCCAAACAAATAGGAGTCCAAGCCACAAATGGCATAGATGAACCCGGCACTCCAAACAGCGTGCAGATGTCACTAGTTTCTCAATCAAGCCCCATGGATATTGGACTTAAAGCTGATAATGACACAGACAGTATAAGGAATGGAGTCTCATTCTTCCATGCACCGGAAGTAAAATCTTCAAGTTTGCGAGCAGAACTTAATGCATTGAAAGAAACAGGAAATCTGGTAACACATGGTGTTGATGGTAAATCAACAGTGAGTGAACTTGACAAACACAAATCCATCGCTAACTCTGAGGTAAACAAGGGCAATCTACAGGGAAGCAGTCACTCTACTGAAGAAGACCCAAAATGTGTTTCTGGGAATAAAGATAAAAATCTACAAGCG CAGCTGGAGATCTCGACAGCATCAGAGAAGCTCATCGAGTGTCAGGAGACAATCCTAAACCTGGGAAAGCAACTGAAAGCACTTGCATCGCCAAAGGATGCCACCTCGGTTCGTCCAGAGCGAAAACCTCGGTCCAAGTCACTGAATGAGATGCTAGCCGTCGACGACGGGGGATTTGATGACCTCAGCTCCCCGAAGACCAAGGAGATTATATGCTCAGAAATAAGGCCACCACATGAAAGAAAATTTTCGGCCGACGGGGGAGGTGACGATTCAGAATCGTGTTATTCTCACCCAACACCGGTGGTTCCACCCGCCAAGCCTTCCGTTGTGAGCGGAAGCTGCAAGAAAGAAGCCGCCGCCAAGGCCGTATCACTAGCCGTTGTCCCAAGCAAGCAGAAGGGGAACCCCAACTTGCTCAAGAGGATCCTGACAGGAAGGAGGAGGGATGCCATAATCAAACCAAAGGTGGTCCTGAGTGCTTAG
- the LOC125540092 gene encoding filament-like plant protein 7 isoform X1 gives MDHKTWLWRKKASERTVLVKNKPNISDKEQEEKIARLERSLQGLNEQLSFAHAECFEKDAILSKQAKVAEEAILGWEKAEAEAIAIKTELDDTLHQKAMVEQRICQLDEALNVAAEERELLIKDTAQIISCEKDKVWNLEQNVAEKENIIASLDDEYSRLSEILSAKEKIILDLTESNAVKESDLKDLAVKLESTERSNSSLRYEVCMLQKQLDIRSEERKCNLKSADASHKQHLENVRKITKLEEECKRLRSMVRKRLPGPAAVARMRSEVETLSSSTTHIRTGKLNSSPSFNSYDQTQNTSNASHVSPSLLARLHVTEDENKAMKESLSRKDGELQHSRTMLARTTSKLSQVEAQLEDLSGDRATTELAKRSPTVVENPLSSISEGGRNEDNVSCSGSWASALISELEHFKKGKLTTPSCKSTRMSDLSFMDDFEEIERLAMVCDDKPSKSYDVKREAAESAGKELVPVDGLSETANQVHPHKTEKGLLKLIELVEGVIQRSSKDYSSNLVQSGGNMGDQSTLVTGYFAHAFLWKTSELTCVLRHFIVVCNELLYGNTDVERFVLEVSLTLDWILNHCFSLQDVSEMRETIIKHLHLDSTDVHEAVAAKQIGVQATNGIDEPGTPNSVQMSLVSQSSPMDIGLKADNDTDSIRNGVSFFHAPEVKSSSLRAELNALKETGNLVTHGVDGKSTVSELDKHKSIANSEVNKGNLQGSSHSTEEDPKCVSGNKDKNLQAQLEISTASEKLIECQETILNLGKQLKALASPKDATSVRPERKPRSKSLNEMLAVDDGGFDDLSSPKTKEIICSEIRPPHERKFSADGGGDDSESCYSHPTPVVPPAKPSVVSGSCKKEAAAKAVSLAVVPSKQKGNPNLLKRILTGRRRDAIIKPKVVLSA, from the exons ATGGACCATAAAACATGGCTTTGGAGAAAGAAGGCATCAGAAAGGACAGTTTTAGTAAAGAATAAACCAAATATATCAGATAAGGAACAGGAG GAGAAGATTGCACGGCTAGAGAGATCACTGCAAGGCTTAAATGAACAACTTTCATTTGCTCATGCTGAATGCTTCGAGAAGGATGCTATTTTATCCAAGCAAGCAAAAGTAGCTGAAGAAGCCATACTAG GCTGGGAGAAAGCAGAGGCTGAAGCTATAGCTATCAAGACAGAACTTGATGATACTCTACATCAGAAAGCCATGGTTGAGCAAAGGATTTGTCAGCTTGATGAGGCTCTAAATGTTGCAGCGGAAGAGAGGGAGTTGTTGATAAAGGATACTGCTCAAATAATTTCTTGTGAGAAGGATAAAGTTTGGAATCTAGAACAAAATGTCGCGGAGAAAGAGAACATAATTGCTAGCTTGGACGATGAGTACAGCAGACTATCTGAAATCCTCTCAGCAAAAGAGAAAATCATCTTAGATCTAACTGAATCAAATGCAGTGAAAGAGTCGGACTTGAAGGACCTTGCAGTAAAACTAGAGTCAACAGAGAGATCAAATTCTTCTCTTAGATATGAGGTTTGCATGCTGCAGAAGCAACTTGATATTCGTAGTGAGGAAAGGAAGTGTAACCTCAAATCTGCTGATGCTTCACACAAACAACATCTTGAAAATGTAAGGAAGATTACTaagctagaagaagaatgcaagAGATTGCGCTCAATGGTACGTAAAAGGCTACCAGGACCAGCTGCCGTTGCTAGAATGAGAAGTGAAGTTGAAACACTGAGCAGCAGTACAACACACATAAGGACGGGAAAGTTGAATTCTTCGCCATCCTTCAATTCATATGATCAGACACAGAACACTTCCAATGCATCACATGTAAGTCCTTCATTGCTTGCAAGGCTACACGTGACGGAAGATGAAAATAAGGCCATGAAGGAATCTCTTTCTAGAAAGGATGGTGAACTTCAGCATTCCCGTACCATGCTTGCTCGCACAACCTCTAAACTTTCCCAAGTTGAAGCTCAACTCGAAGACTTATCAGGTGATCGAGCTACCACAGAACTGGCAAAAAGGAGTCCTACAGTGGTTGAAAATCCTCTTTCATCTATCTCCGAGGGTGGTCGCAATGAAGATAATGTCAGCTGTTCTGGTTCATGGGCATCAGCCTTGATTTCTGAACTTGAACATTTCAAGAAGGGGAAGCTGACTACACCTTCTTGTAAGAGCACAAGAATGTCAGACTTAAGTTTCATGGATGACTTTGAAGAAATAGAAAGGCTAGCGATGGTATGTGATGATAAGCCTTCAAAATCATATGATGTAAAGAGAGAGGCAGCAGAATCAGCAGGTAAAGAGCTGGTTCCAGTTGATGGTCTCAGTGAAACAGCTAATCAAGTTCACCCGCACAAGACTGAGAAGGGACTCCTGAAGTTAATTGAACTTGTCGAGGGAGTTATCCAGAGATCGTCAAAAGATTACAGTAGCAACCTTGTGCAATCTGGTGGCAACATGGGTGATCAATCTACGCTGGTAACTGGTTATTTCGCTCATGCATTCTTATGGAAAACATCAGAACTCACATGTGTACTGCGACACTTCATTGTTGTATGCAATGAGCTTCTGTATGGGAATACTGATGTCGAAAGATTTGTTCTTGAAGTGAGCCTCACACTAGATTGGATACTGAACCACTGCTTTTCACTGCAAGATGTATCAGAGATGAGGGAAACTATCATAAAGCATTTGCATTTAGATAGCACTGATGTGCATGAAGCTGTTGCAGCCAAACAAATAGGAGTCCAAGCCACAAATGGCATAGATGAACCCGGCACTCCAAACAGCGTGCAGATGTCACTAGTTTCTCAATCAAGCCCCATGGATATTGGACTTAAAGCTGATAATGACACAGACAGTATAAGGAATGGAGTCTCATTCTTCCATGCACCGGAAGTAAAATCTTCAAGTTTGCGAGCAGAACTTAATGCATTGAAAGAAACAGGAAATCTGGTAACACATGGTGTTGATGGTAAATCAACAGTGAGTGAACTTGACAAACACAAATCCATCGCTAACTCTGAGGTAAACAAGGGCAATCTACAGGGAAGCAGTCACTCTACTGAAGAAGACCCAAAATGTGTTTCTGGGAATAAAGATAAAAATCTACAAGCG CAGCTGGAGATCTCGACAGCATCAGAGAAGCTCATCGAGTGTCAGGAGACAATCCTAAACCTGGGAAAGCAACTGAAAGCACTTGCATCGCCAAAGGATGCCACCTCGGTTCGTCCAGAGCGAAAACCTCGGTCCAAGTCACTGAATGAGATGCTAGCCGTCGACGACGGGGGATTTGATGACCTCAGCTCCCCGAAGACCAAGGAGATTATATGCTCAGAAATAAGGCCACCACATGAAAGAAAATTTTCGGCCGACGGGGGAGGTGACGATTCAGAATCGTGTTATTCTCACCCAACACCGGTGGTTCCACCCGCCAAGCCTTCCGTTGTGAGCGGAAGCTGCAAGAAAGAAGCCGCCGCCAAGGCCGTATCACTAGCCGTTGTCCCAAGCAAGCAGAAGGGGAACCCCAACTTGCTCAAGAGGATCCTGACAGGAAGGAGGAGGGATGCCATAATCAAACCAAAGGTGGTCCTGAGTGCTTAG
- the LOC125540092 gene encoding filament-like plant protein 7 isoform X2 has product MDHKTWLWRKKASERTVLVKNKPNISDKEQEEKIARLERSLQGLNEQLSFAHAECFEKDAILSKQAKVAEEAILGWEKAEAEAIAIKTELDDTLHQKAMVEQRICQLDEALNVAAEERELLIKDTAQIISCEKDKVWNLEQNVAEKENIIASLDDEYSRLSEILSAKEKIILDLTESNAVKESDLKDLAVKLESTERSNSSLRYEVCMLQKQLDIRSEERKCNLKSADASHKQHLENVRKITKLEEECKRLRSMVRKRLPGPAAVARMRSEVETLSSSTTHIRTGKLNSSPSFNSYDQTQNTSNASHVSPSLLARLHVTEDENKAMKESLSRKDGELQHSRTMLARTTSKLSQVEAQLEDLSGDRATTELAKRSPTVVENPLSSISEGGRNEDNVSCSGSWASALISELEHFKKGKLTTPSCKSTRMSDLSFMDDFEEIERLAMVCDDKPSKSYDVKREAAESAGKELVPVDGLSETANQVHPHKTEKGLLKLIELVEGVIQRSSKDYSSNLVQSGGNMGDQSTLVTGYFAHAFLWKTSELTCVLRHFIVVCNELLYGNTDVERFVLEVSLTLDWILNHCFSLQDVSEMRETIIKHLHLDSTDVHEAVAAKQIGVQATNGIDEPGTPNSVQMSLVSQSSPMDIGLKADNDTDSIRNGVSFFHAPEVKSSSLRAELNALKETGNLVTHGVDGKSTVSELDKHKSIANSEVNKGNLQGSSHSTEEDPKCVSGNKDKNLQALEISTASEKLIECQETILNLGKQLKALASPKDATSVRPERKPRSKSLNEMLAVDDGGFDDLSSPKTKEIICSEIRPPHERKFSADGGGDDSESCYSHPTPVVPPAKPSVVSGSCKKEAAAKAVSLAVVPSKQKGNPNLLKRILTGRRRDAIIKPKVVLSA; this is encoded by the exons ATGGACCATAAAACATGGCTTTGGAGAAAGAAGGCATCAGAAAGGACAGTTTTAGTAAAGAATAAACCAAATATATCAGATAAGGAACAGGAG GAGAAGATTGCACGGCTAGAGAGATCACTGCAAGGCTTAAATGAACAACTTTCATTTGCTCATGCTGAATGCTTCGAGAAGGATGCTATTTTATCCAAGCAAGCAAAAGTAGCTGAAGAAGCCATACTAG GCTGGGAGAAAGCAGAGGCTGAAGCTATAGCTATCAAGACAGAACTTGATGATACTCTACATCAGAAAGCCATGGTTGAGCAAAGGATTTGTCAGCTTGATGAGGCTCTAAATGTTGCAGCGGAAGAGAGGGAGTTGTTGATAAAGGATACTGCTCAAATAATTTCTTGTGAGAAGGATAAAGTTTGGAATCTAGAACAAAATGTCGCGGAGAAAGAGAACATAATTGCTAGCTTGGACGATGAGTACAGCAGACTATCTGAAATCCTCTCAGCAAAAGAGAAAATCATCTTAGATCTAACTGAATCAAATGCAGTGAAAGAGTCGGACTTGAAGGACCTTGCAGTAAAACTAGAGTCAACAGAGAGATCAAATTCTTCTCTTAGATATGAGGTTTGCATGCTGCAGAAGCAACTTGATATTCGTAGTGAGGAAAGGAAGTGTAACCTCAAATCTGCTGATGCTTCACACAAACAACATCTTGAAAATGTAAGGAAGATTACTaagctagaagaagaatgcaagAGATTGCGCTCAATGGTACGTAAAAGGCTACCAGGACCAGCTGCCGTTGCTAGAATGAGAAGTGAAGTTGAAACACTGAGCAGCAGTACAACACACATAAGGACGGGAAAGTTGAATTCTTCGCCATCCTTCAATTCATATGATCAGACACAGAACACTTCCAATGCATCACATGTAAGTCCTTCATTGCTTGCAAGGCTACACGTGACGGAAGATGAAAATAAGGCCATGAAGGAATCTCTTTCTAGAAAGGATGGTGAACTTCAGCATTCCCGTACCATGCTTGCTCGCACAACCTCTAAACTTTCCCAAGTTGAAGCTCAACTCGAAGACTTATCAGGTGATCGAGCTACCACAGAACTGGCAAAAAGGAGTCCTACAGTGGTTGAAAATCCTCTTTCATCTATCTCCGAGGGTGGTCGCAATGAAGATAATGTCAGCTGTTCTGGTTCATGGGCATCAGCCTTGATTTCTGAACTTGAACATTTCAAGAAGGGGAAGCTGACTACACCTTCTTGTAAGAGCACAAGAATGTCAGACTTAAGTTTCATGGATGACTTTGAAGAAATAGAAAGGCTAGCGATGGTATGTGATGATAAGCCTTCAAAATCATATGATGTAAAGAGAGAGGCAGCAGAATCAGCAGGTAAAGAGCTGGTTCCAGTTGATGGTCTCAGTGAAACAGCTAATCAAGTTCACCCGCACAAGACTGAGAAGGGACTCCTGAAGTTAATTGAACTTGTCGAGGGAGTTATCCAGAGATCGTCAAAAGATTACAGTAGCAACCTTGTGCAATCTGGTGGCAACATGGGTGATCAATCTACGCTGGTAACTGGTTATTTCGCTCATGCATTCTTATGGAAAACATCAGAACTCACATGTGTACTGCGACACTTCATTGTTGTATGCAATGAGCTTCTGTATGGGAATACTGATGTCGAAAGATTTGTTCTTGAAGTGAGCCTCACACTAGATTGGATACTGAACCACTGCTTTTCACTGCAAGATGTATCAGAGATGAGGGAAACTATCATAAAGCATTTGCATTTAGATAGCACTGATGTGCATGAAGCTGTTGCAGCCAAACAAATAGGAGTCCAAGCCACAAATGGCATAGATGAACCCGGCACTCCAAACAGCGTGCAGATGTCACTAGTTTCTCAATCAAGCCCCATGGATATTGGACTTAAAGCTGATAATGACACAGACAGTATAAGGAATGGAGTCTCATTCTTCCATGCACCGGAAGTAAAATCTTCAAGTTTGCGAGCAGAACTTAATGCATTGAAAGAAACAGGAAATCTGGTAACACATGGTGTTGATGGTAAATCAACAGTGAGTGAACTTGACAAACACAAATCCATCGCTAACTCTGAGGTAAACAAGGGCAATCTACAGGGAAGCAGTCACTCTACTGAAGAAGACCCAAAATGTGTTTCTGGGAATAAAGATAAAAATCTACAAGCG CTGGAGATCTCGACAGCATCAGAGAAGCTCATCGAGTGTCAGGAGACAATCCTAAACCTGGGAAAGCAACTGAAAGCACTTGCATCGCCAAAGGATGCCACCTCGGTTCGTCCAGAGCGAAAACCTCGGTCCAAGTCACTGAATGAGATGCTAGCCGTCGACGACGGGGGATTTGATGACCTCAGCTCCCCGAAGACCAAGGAGATTATATGCTCAGAAATAAGGCCACCACATGAAAGAAAATTTTCGGCCGACGGGGGAGGTGACGATTCAGAATCGTGTTATTCTCACCCAACACCGGTGGTTCCACCCGCCAAGCCTTCCGTTGTGAGCGGAAGCTGCAAGAAAGAAGCCGCCGCCAAGGCCGTATCACTAGCCGTTGTCCCAAGCAAGCAGAAGGGGAACCCCAACTTGCTCAAGAGGATCCTGACAGGAAGGAGGAGGGATGCCATAATCAAACCAAAGGTGGTCCTGAGTGCTTAG